The sequence ATCTCGGCGCCGGTCGCCGCGGCCGACGCCGCGCCGCGGGGCAGCCTGGACGGCTACACCATCCTGGTGACCGACGACGAGCCGGATTTCGTCACTTTCGCCTCGGCGATCCTCGAGGATCACGGCGCCCGCGTGCTCCAGGCCCACAGCGGCGAGGAGGCCATGGAGACCGCGCGCCGGGAGATGCCGGACCTGATGACCCTCGACCTCAGCATGCCGGGAACCTCCGGCAGCGAGGTCTTCGAGCGGATGCGCAGAGATCCGGAACTGGGGCAGTTGCCGATCTTCATCATCACCGGCCAGCCGGAACTGCGGCGCTTGATCTACGATCGCGACGTGCGCTCGCCGGAGGGCTACCTGGACAAGCCAATCACCGAGCAGGGCCTGCTGTTCAACATCCGCAAGGCGCTGAACGTGCCGCACTAGAACCGGGACGGCTTGCCGGGGGAAGAGGTGGTGGGAATGGAAGAGACCTACAAGAACTACTTCGACTCCATGCCCTGCTATCTCTCGGTGCAGGACCGCGACCTGAAGATCGTCGACGCCAACGAGAGGTTCATCAGGAATTTCGGCGATCCCACCGGGCGCTACTGCTATCAGGTCTACAAGCGACGGCCGGAGAAGTGCGAGGACTGTCCCGTCGAGCGGACCTTCCTCGACGGGCGCCGCCACCGCAGCGAGCAGCTGGTACGGACCCTGGACGGGCGCGACGTGTCCGTCCTTGTCTACACCACGCCCCTGCGCGACGCCGCCGGCGACATCACGTCAGTGATGGAGATGTCCGCCAACATCACCGAGATCAAGCAGCTGCAGGACCAGCTCCGCTCGAGCAAGCGGCGCTACCACGCGCTCTTCGAGGACGTGCCCTGCTTCATCTCCATCCAGGATCCCGATCTGCGCATCGTGGAGGCCAACCGCCTGCACCGCGAGGCGTTCGGGACCTTCTACGGCTGCAAGTGCTACGAGGTCTACAAGCATCGCAGCGAGGAATGCTCGCCCTGCATCGTGCGCCAGACGCTGGCTGACGGCGGGACCTACGTGCACGAGGAGGTGGTGACGCGTCGCGACGGCGAGAGGATGAACGTGATGGTCACGACCGCGCCGCTCACCGGCCCGGACGGCGAGATCGACAGCGTCATCGAGATGAGCGTGGACATCACCCAGATCCGCGAGCTGCAGTCCAAGCTCTCGTCGGTGGGCATGATCATCAGCTCCATCTCGCACGACCTGAAGGGGCTGCTCAACGGCATGGACGGCGGCATGTATCTCGTCAACAGCGGCCTGAAGAAGGACGACCAG comes from bacterium and encodes:
- a CDS encoding response regulator, translated to ISAPVAAADAAPRGSLDGYTILVTDDEPDFVTFASAILEDHGARVLQAHSGEEAMETARREMPDLMTLDLSMPGTSGSEVFERMRRDPELGQLPIFIITGQPELRRLIYDRDVRSPEGYLDKPITEQGLLFNIRKALNVPH
- a CDS encoding PAS domain-containing sensor histidine kinase — its product is MEETYKNYFDSMPCYLSVQDRDLKIVDANERFIRNFGDPTGRYCYQVYKRRPEKCEDCPVERTFLDGRRHRSEQLVRTLDGRDVSVLVYTTPLRDAAGDITSVMEMSANITEIKQLQDQLRSSKRRYHALFEDVPCFISIQDPDLRIVEANRLHREAFGTFYGCKCYEVYKHRSEECSPCIVRQTLADGGTYVHEEVVTRRDGERMNVMVTTAPLTGPDGEIDSVIEMSVDITQIRELQSKLSSVGMIISSISHDLKGLLNGMDGGMYLVNSGLKKDDQKRVETGWEMVERNVERIRSTVLDILYYAKDREPDWQDVSVADVIEEVCSVLQAKADHHGIAFGTEISLDDDRFEVDRQALRSMLVNMIDNSFDACRVDKRKQDHAVTLSVDGDAGEVRFALTDNGIGMAEDVRDKAFTLFFSSKGSGGTGLGLFIANKIVQAHGGRIELDSELDRGTSFVIAIPRRRSAADPDPDPDGEATADAEASRESAWDEALHEPE